A region from the Benincasa hispida cultivar B227 chromosome 12, ASM972705v1, whole genome shotgun sequence genome encodes:
- the LOC120067119 gene encoding endoplasmic reticulum-Golgi intermediate compartment protein 3 isoform X2: MSVDLKRGETLPIHINMTFPSLPCDVLSVDAIDMSGKHEVDLDTNIWKLRLNSYGHIIGTEYLSDLVEKEHADHKHDHDKEKDHPHIHGFDQAAENLVKKVKQALAEGQGCRVYGVLDVQRVAGNFHISVHGLNIFVAQMIFGGSKHVNVSHMIHDLSFGPKYPGIHNPLDGTVRILHDTSGTFKYYIKIVPTEYKYISKDVLPTNQFSVTEYFSPMTDSDRSWPAVYFLYDLSPITVTIKEERRSFLHFITRLCAVLGGTFAVTGMLDRWMFRFLEALTKPKRSAMR, from the exons TCTTAAGTGTAGATGCAATTGATATGTCAGGCAAGCATGAAGTGGATCTTGACACAAACATATGGAAA CTTCGTCTTAACAGCTATGGCCATATCATCGGCACCGAATATCTATCTGACCTTGTGGAAAAGGAACACGCTGATCATAAGCATG ATCATGACAAGGAGAAAGATCATCCTCATATACACGGCTTTGATCAAGCTGCTGAAAATTTGGTCAAAAAGGTTAAGCAAGCATTAGCAGAAGGACAAGGCTGTCGG GTTTATGGAGTTCTAGATGTTCAGAGGGTTGCTGGGAACTTTCATATTTCAGTTCATGGCTTAAACATTTTTGTGGCCCAAATG attTTTGGAGGGTCCAAACATGTGAATGTCAGTCACATGATTCACGATTTGTCTTTTGGTCCAAAATACCCTGGAATTCACAACCCACTTGATGGTACAGTTCGAATTTTACATGACACAAGTGGGAcctttaaatattatataaag ATTGTTCCAACTGAGTATAAATATATCTCAAAAGATGTGTTACCTACCAATCAGTTTTCAGTCACCGAATATTTCTCGCCTATGACTGACTCTGATAGGTCATGGCCAG CTGTTTACTTCTTATATGATCTATCACCAATCACAGTGACCATCAAAGAAGAAAGACGAAGTTTTCTCCACTTCATAACTCGGCTTTGTGCTGTATTAGGTGGTACCTTCGCTGTAACAG GAATGCTAGATCGTTGGATGTTTCGGTTTCTTGAGGCTCTGACAAAACCAAAAAGAAGTGCAATGCGTTAA